In the Malus domestica chromosome 16, GDT2T_hap1 genome, one interval contains:
- the LOC103440655 gene encoding basic leucine zipper 43-like — translation MLPGEIISGLHYFESEIPLRNPSDYAFMHNQIPSHHFNTLFNNLSHQIPPPPGHDFTQQSSSLSYNSSTSDDAEEHHHLRVIEERKQRRMISNRESARRSRMRKQKHLDELWSQVVRLRNENHSLIDRLNNVSESRDRVVEENARLKEEASDLRQMLTNLQIGSPYNINASTFRELDSDVPCITAHLRTFEH, via the coding sequence ATGCTTCCAGGTGAGATCATCTCAGGACTCCACTACTTCGAATCTGAAATCCCACTTCGAAATCCCTCCGACTATGCTTTCATGCACAACCAAATCCCCTCCCACCATTTCAACACCTTGTTCAACAACTTATCCCATCAAATCCCTCCTCCTCCAGGCCATGACTTCACTCAACAATCCTCCAGCCTCAGCTACAACTCCAGCACCTCCGACGACGCTGAAGAACACCACCACCTCAGAGTCATCGAAGAGAGGAAGCAGAGGAGAATGATATCCAACAGAGAATCCGCTCGGAGATCGCGGATGAGGAAGCAGAAGCACCTCGACGAGCTGTGGTCGCAGGTGGTGCGGCTGAGGAACGAGAACCACAGCCTGATAGACAGGTTGAACAACGTTTCGGAGTCCCGCGACAGGGTTGTGGAGGAGAATGCTCGGCTCAAGGAAGAAGCTTCCGACCTTCGCCAAATGCTCACAAACCTGCAGATTGGCAGCCCTTACAATATAAATGCTTCCACCTTCAGAGAGCTGGATTCAGATGTGCCCTGCATCACGGCCCATCTCAGAACATTTGAACATTAG